One Mucilaginibacter ginkgonis genomic region harbors:
- the panD gene encoding aspartate 1-decarboxylase, giving the protein MIIEVLKSKIHRAKVTQAELNYVGSITIDEDLIDAANIIPNEKVQVVNNNNGARFETYVIKGERGSGIICLNGAAARLAQVGDIVIIISYAHMEMEEARKYEPLLVFPDSDNKLIK; this is encoded by the coding sequence ATGATAATTGAGGTTTTAAAATCAAAGATACATCGTGCTAAAGTAACGCAAGCCGAGCTTAATTACGTTGGCAGCATTACCATAGATGAGGACCTCATAGATGCCGCCAACATTATCCCGAATGAAAAGGTGCAGGTGGTTAACAACAACAATGGCGCACGTTTTGAAACTTATGTAATCAAAGGCGAACGCGGCAGCGGTATCATTTGTCTTAACGGGGCAGCTGCCAGGCTGGCTCAAGTGGGCGATATTGTGATCATTATCAGCTACGCCCATATGGAAATGGAAGAGGCCCGCAAATACGAACCGCTTTTGGTTTTTCCTGATTCTGATAATAAATTAATCAAATAA
- a CDS encoding energy transducer TonB, translating to MVNNFKRDGKWQGHSIRYNLSFNEEYNNGKLINGTSIDPSGNKYNYTVQMIAANYKGGIVNFWQYLAKTLRYPMPSVTAQRQGQLLVKFTIDQTGRPGNYEILVHGDKYMDEEALNAISSAKNWLPAKHYGKLVTSSIIVPIFFCFGKPQHSFGRGVYVII from the coding sequence TTGGTAAACAATTTTAAGCGCGACGGCAAATGGCAAGGTCACAGCATTCGTTATAATTTGTCATTCAATGAAGAATACAACAATGGTAAGCTTATCAACGGTACATCAATAGACCCGTCAGGGAATAAATACAATTACACAGTGCAAATGATTGCTGCTAACTACAAAGGTGGCATAGTCAATTTCTGGCAGTATTTGGCCAAAACGTTACGATATCCCATGCCGTCAGTTACGGCACAGCGCCAGGGACAATTGCTTGTAAAATTTACCATAGATCAAACAGGAAGGCCTGGAAATTATGAAATTCTGGTTCATGGAGATAAGTATATGGATGAAGAGGCTTTGAACGCTATTTCTTCTGCGAAAAACTGGTTGCCGGCTAAACATTACGGAAAACTCGTTACTTCATCAATCATTGTACCCATATTCTTTTGCTTTGGTAAACCTCAGCACTCGTTTGGCCGGGGTGTTTACGTTATCATTTGA
- a CDS encoding energy transducer TonB, whose product MYQKSQHIYFYKFGGNATVSIIDSADIIQVVTDPDEGYKLFTVEEFYKNERPRFIGKSSTLHPLTLEGPAITFYANGHKNFIGTFKANQPLGETYEHYPNGRLYAIMEYKPKKVAFDIFSSTQSTRDSLFVSSYDSLGNATLENGKGYFFKYSPDFKAVTEEGPIENMRRNGLWKGIDKKNSFTFTEIYERGKLVSGDAMDSTGVHYKYTERIKPASYPGGTLSYSMFVGSRLRNSIYQNKRNGVVAVKFEITAAGKLCDFKIVKSLDNGVDEEALGFFKSSPDWLPAELYGKKVSSYYTAPLSFGYGPPRL is encoded by the coding sequence GTGTACCAAAAATCTCAGCATATATATTTTTACAAGTTTGGCGGCAATGCTACTGTTTCCATCATAGACAGTGCCGATATAATACAGGTTGTGACCGACCCTGACGAAGGCTACAAGCTTTTTACAGTTGAAGAATTCTATAAAAATGAAAGGCCAAGGTTTATCGGCAAATCATCTACTCTTCATCCGTTAACTTTGGAAGGCCCGGCTATAACATTTTATGCTAATGGTCATAAAAACTTTATCGGGACTTTTAAAGCCAACCAACCTTTAGGCGAAACATATGAGCACTACCCAAACGGCAGACTTTACGCTATAATGGAATACAAGCCTAAAAAGGTAGCTTTTGATATTTTTAGCTCAACGCAATCTACACGTGACTCCCTTTTCGTTTCATCGTATGATTCACTGGGTAACGCGACGTTAGAGAACGGCAAGGGATATTTTTTTAAATACAGCCCTGATTTTAAAGCGGTTACTGAAGAAGGCCCCATTGAGAATATGCGCCGCAATGGTTTGTGGAAAGGCATTGACAAGAAAAACAGCTTTACCTTTACAGAAATTTATGAAAGGGGTAAATTGGTATCCGGCGATGCAATGGATTCAACCGGCGTGCATTATAAGTATACCGAGCGGATCAAGCCTGCGTCATATCCGGGCGGAACATTATCCTATTCGATGTTCGTTGGCTCTAGGCTTAGAAATTCTATTTACCAAAATAAAAGAAACGGTGTTGTCGCTGTTAAATTCGAGATTACCGCGGCAGGCAAACTTTGCGATTTTAAGATCGTAAAATCGTTAGACAACGGGGTTGATGAGGAAGCTCTTGGTTTTTTTAAATCTTCGCCTGATTGGTTGCCGGCAGAACTTTACGGGAAAAAGGTTTCGTCTTATTATACAGCACCTTTGAGCTTTGGCTACGGCCCGCCGCGCTTGTAA
- a CDS encoding toxin-antitoxin system YwqK family antitoxin, with protein MKNLFTTLLLFFAFFCFGQKPAIREKAHNIYFYKSDGLSEVSTKDSAEIIQIVSEPDSGSALYNVEEFYKNGVLRFAGSSSTLHPAYLQDQGIHYFANGRKKLITNYEDGQCIGRSYYYYPNGKVCYVINCLKKDSLDTKKRKVVYRDTLFEAAYDSAGKATLENGYGHLTKYDSLLRTLKKKGW; from the coding sequence ATGAAAAATCTTTTCACAACATTATTATTATTCTTTGCTTTTTTCTGTTTCGGTCAAAAGCCTGCCATAAGAGAAAAAGCACATAACATCTATTTTTATAAAAGTGATGGTTTATCCGAGGTATCTACAAAAGACAGTGCAGAAATCATTCAGATTGTTAGTGAGCCCGACTCCGGTTCAGCACTATACAATGTTGAGGAATTTTATAAAAATGGCGTTCTACGCTTTGCCGGATCCTCTTCTACCTTACACCCGGCCTATCTTCAGGATCAGGGCATTCATTACTTTGCCAACGGGCGAAAAAAATTAATCACTAATTATGAGGATGGGCAGTGTATTGGCAGAAGTTACTACTACTATCCCAATGGTAAAGTATGTTATGTAATAAATTGCTTAAAAAAGGACAGCCTTGATACAAAGAAAAGGAAAGTGGTTTACAGGGATACCCTATTTGAAGCTGCTTATGATTCTGCGGGCAAGGCCACATTAGAAAATGGCTACGGACATTTAACAAAATACGATAGTCTTTTAAGGACATTGAAGAAGAAGGGTTGGTAA